From Thermovirga sp., a single genomic window includes:
- the panF gene encoding sodium/pantothenate symporter codes for MEWEISSATRTVILVTFIIYSLALLVVGFYSKRRMDKTALDKFVEEFYTGGRGMGSLVIALMIAAGLCSAGTFLGGPGLGYSVGLAWVLVLLAQNFMNFYILGEIGKKVGIVARRINGQSYIDLFVYRYNHNKIVGFIGVVGIVIFMGSYVVAQFVGGARLFETMTGQPYWLGLTIFALVVLFYAAFGGIRGVSAAIVIQGLVMTAAVLALFIGGLRFLVPLESSVKSIAEMNPALITPWTWTPRFQFSMWIVFGLVMIGMPHGAMGCLVYKDTKAMHRAIVIGTIFVVLWTFALVWMGHMTKAVFPNLAVPDHAIPTLAMRVLPPWLAGITLAGVAGAIQSTIGAMVIVISSTLVKDAYQAFINPDAEPAKLKKVTTWSTAIICIVIFLGALFPPPALEWIVVFAVGGLASAFFWPLILGLYWMRANEHGAAAGMAGGMATYIIGAGKYHPISFGMNAIVVSLVVSFVLTVGISLMTPKTPKGIILTWFGKEYPKKIPA; via the coding sequence ATGGAATGGGAGATTTCTTCAGCGACCCGTACGGTGATCCTCGTTACTTTCATTATTTATTCCCTTGCCCTTCTTGTCGTCGGTTTCTACTCCAAGCGACGGATGGACAAAACCGCGTTAGATAAATTCGTAGAAGAATTCTACACTGGCGGTCGGGGCATGGGGTCCCTTGTTATTGCGCTTATGATTGCTGCAGGCCTTTGTAGCGCAGGAACTTTTCTTGGAGGCCCCGGTCTTGGGTATAGTGTAGGGCTGGCATGGGTACTGGTATTGTTGGCCCAGAATTTTATGAATTTTTATATCCTGGGTGAGATAGGGAAAAAAGTCGGCATCGTGGCCCGCCGGATAAACGGCCAGTCCTACATTGATCTTTTCGTATATAGATACAACCACAACAAAATAGTGGGATTCATTGGCGTTGTCGGCATTGTAATCTTTATGGGCAGCTATGTAGTGGCACAGTTCGTCGGTGGCGCACGCCTTTTTGAAACAATGACGGGACAGCCCTACTGGCTTGGACTCACGATTTTCGCTCTTGTGGTGCTCTTCTACGCTGCTTTCGGGGGAATCCGCGGTGTATCGGCAGCGATCGTAATCCAGGGACTGGTGATGACGGCGGCTGTGCTTGCACTTTTCATTGGAGGGCTCCGGTTCCTTGTCCCCCTGGAATCATCGGTGAAAAGCATCGCGGAAATGAATCCCGCACTGATAACCCCCTGGACATGGACACCCCGTTTTCAATTCTCCATGTGGATAGTTTTTGGTCTTGTAATGATCGGCATGCCGCATGGTGCAATGGGATGTCTCGTTTACAAGGACACAAAAGCTATGCATCGAGCCATCGTGATCGGCACCATTTTTGTCGTCCTCTGGACTTTCGCGTTGGTTTGGATGGGACATATGACGAAGGCCGTCTTCCCGAACCTGGCGGTACCGGATCACGCCATTCCCACCCTTGCCATGAGGGTTTTGCCGCCCTGGCTGGCGGGGATTACCCTCGCCGGCGTGGCTGGCGCGATACAGTCGACCATCGGGGCAATGGTCATCGTCATCAGTTCGACCCTAGTCAAGGATGCCTACCAGGCCTTTATCAACCCCGACGCGGAACCGGCGAAACTGAAGAAAGTCACGACATGGTCCACTGCGATAATCTGTATCGTGATTTTCCTCGGAGCCCTGTTTCCTCCGCCTGCGCTTGAATGGATCGTGGTCTTCGCGGTAGGGGGATTGGCATCGGCCTTCTTCTGGCCGCTCATCCTCGGACTGTACTGGATGAGGGCAAACGAGCACGGAGCCGCAGCCGGAATGGCGGGAGGTATGGCAACCTATATCATCGGCGCCGGGAAATACCATCCAATAAGTTTCGGAATGAACGCTATCGTGGTTTCACTGGTTGTTTCTTTCGTCCTGACCGTAGGCATCAGTCTCATGACCCCCAAAACGCCGAAAGGTATCATCCTGACCTGGTTCGGTAAAGAATATCCGAAAAAGATACCGGCATGA
- a CDS encoding YhdT family protein: MEKQEYYSRDYDFDEIEVDARFIQCQKEMIISFSTWLAFTFVSILVAYGLGKGPVEKYKYILGLPQWWFGAIVVSVIFTFIVIFLSLFVFQDMELSDIGGTGEKGKS; the protein is encoded by the coding sequence TTGGAAAAGCAGGAGTACTACAGCAGGGATTATGATTTTGACGAGATCGAAGTGGACGCGAGATTCATCCAATGCCAGAAGGAAATGATCATATCCTTTTCCACCTGGTTGGCCTTTACCTTTGTGTCGATCCTAGTGGCATACGGGCTGGGGAAAGGTCCTGTAGAAAAATACAAGTATATCCTGGGCCTTCCGCAATGGTGGTTTGGTGCAATAGTCGTCTCTGTAATTTTTACATTCATTGTCATTTTCCTTTCCCTTTTTGTTTTCCAAGATATGGAACTGTCTGATATCGGCGGGACTGGCGAAAAGGGGAAAAGTTAA